The sequence below is a genomic window from Sorangiineae bacterium MSr12523.
GCCTTGCCATTCTCGGTGTACCCCTTCACGACGCCCACACTGAGGCGCAGGGTCGCCGTGGCATCGGGCGCGCCCTCGGTGCCGCGAATCGCGAAGACGGCTTGCGCCATGCGCTCACCTTGTTTCCGCGAGGGGGCTTCGACCTCGTCCTCGTAGCGCTTTCGAATGGCGCGTGCGTCGGGATCCAGGGCTCGCATCAAGACGATGGCCGGATCGGTCGAGTCCGCGATGGCTTGCTTGCCACCTTCGGCCAGCCTTCGTCGCGCGTACACGTCGAACAGCTTCGAGCCGGCGACCACTTCGCGCGCAGCCCGCGCGGGGGTACGGCCGCCCAGGAGCGTCTTCACGGCGGGATCGTCGACGCCGAGATGCTGCACGGCGGTTTCGATCCAGCTTTGCACCGCGATCACCTCGGGCTCGCCGTCGATGGGCGCCGGAGAAAAGAGTCCCAATCGAAGCGCAGCGAGATTGGCATCGCGGTATTCGCGCAATCGCTTGTCGTCTGCCGTTTCCAGCTCCGCTGGCAGACGAATCAACGTGCGCGCGATGCGCAGAATGCGCGAGTACGAGGCTTTCTCGAGGCACGCATACCGCTTGAAGATCTCCGCGTTCTTCTTCTGCGTGGTGCCGATGTCGTCGAAGAGGGAGCCATACGCCGCTTTCCATTTCGGCTCACCGTCGATGGCCCGGCGGAGGCTTGCTTCCTCGTCGCCCTTTCTCTTCATGAGCACGGGATCCTTGAGGCCCCGCAGCCATCCGCCGACGGCCTTGAGCAGATTCTCGTGCGCATGGAGCGTGGCTGCGGACTGGCGCACGGCCTCCGCGCCCTCGCGCGAGTAGATGCGCAGCTTGTCGACCATGCGGCGGCTATGGTCGAGCAGGTAAGGGTACTCCGCGTCGCGCAGCGTGGCGAGTTGGCTCATGCTCAGCAGGCGTTCCGTCGACTGCGGATGGCCACTGGCAAACAAGGTCTCGCCCTCCTTCGGGCCCGCGACGTTCCAGGACAGATACTCTTTCGGGTGCAGCGGCTGATCGTTCTCGTAGACGCGATAGATCGCGACGTCGAAGCCATAACGCGGATAAGCGAAATTATCGGTGTTCCCGCCGAAGTTGGCCATCGCCTGCTCCGGTGCGAACACCAAGCGCACGTCCGCGTAAGTCTTGTAGGTATAAAGGTCGTATTTCCCTCCTGCGTACAGGGGCACCACCTCACAGCGCGATCCCGCGCGCGTGCAACCCCGTTCGAGCTCCGCCATGACGCCCTTCATGGCCACGTTGGCCTCGGCGTCGTTCATGTCGGGTTTGCGCGCCGCCCGCACCTTCTCGGTCACATTCTCGATGGACTGCAGAACGCGCACCTCGAGCCCGGCGCACTTCCCCTCCGGGCCATCCCTGCCGGCGAGGAAGCCGTCTCGCATGTAGTCTTTTCCGGCGCGCCCGAGCCTATCGATGCAGTTCTCACCCACATGATGGTTCGTCAGGACGAGGCCTGTCGGCGACACGAACGACCCCGTGCCCTTGCCGAAGGCCACGCTGGAGAGGCGCACGTGATCGAGCCATCCATCGTCGATGCTCGTGTGGTGCTCCTTCTGAATGCGCTCTTTTGGAATCATGTCGAAGGGCCAAAGCCCCTCGTCGGCCCGCGCCTGCGTCGAGCCCGTGGTCACGAGCAACCAGGCAAGTGCACCTGCAATACGAATCGTCCTCACGGCGTGTTCTCCCAGAGTGTCTAAACCACACTCTCGGGAGGAAGGGAAAGCGTGAGGGCTTCGACCTTGGGCAGGGCGCGGCGCAATCGGGCGTGGACGAGTTCGGGCTCGAAGGGCCCGTCGAACCACACGACGAGCATGTAGAGGGCCGCGAACGACTCGGCCACGTAAAGGTCATCGCCGTCGCGGCTTTCGATGGACAGGTGCACGCCGCGGCGCATCTCCTTGGCGTGCGGGGCGATCTCCACGCGGTAGAAGCGATCGGCCGCGTAGTCCTCGGCGATGCCCGCCGAGCGTCCCTTCGTGCACGCGACGCACCAGAGTCCATTGCCTTCGTCGACGACGGCGGCAAACCTGGCGTGGCATGCCCCCGCCAGGTCCGCGAGGCAATCGTGCAGCACTTGCCATTCGGGGGTCGGGGACTCGAGGAGCATGGCGCGATCGTACGGCTCCTCGCCGTCGATGGGCAGCGCCAAAATCGGATGGGCCCCGTTCGCGTGACATGCCGCGGCGACATAGCTTTGCTGCATGAGCAAGGAACAGTTGCCCTTCGAGCGGCCCATCGACGTGTACCGGCGGCGCAATTTCCTCGTTACCGGGCTCGCGCTGGCATTGCTTCTCGGCGGGGCGCTTCTGCTCGTGATCGCCATCGGGTGGCATTTCACACCTGGCATCTTGGGCATCATGGGCGTGACGCTCGGGCTCGGGTTGTTGCTTTCGAACAAGCGCCGCGCGATGTGGGCCATGCGGCACCATGTGCACGTGCGAGCCGACGCCGCGGGCATCTGGGAGGAGGGCCGGCTCGTTGTCCCGCGGCAAAAGATCGCCCATGGCTATTTTCAACCGCGCCGAACGCTCTCGTCGGTGTGTCTGTACGACCGATGGCGCAATCTCGTGTTCGAGGCCGTGCTCGAGCAGCCCTTGGCTGCCGAGATGCTCCGTGCCTTGACGCTCGATGCGGCCAGCAGGCGCGCCAGCTATCACACGGTTTCGCCTGCACACGCGACACCGCTGCGGACCGTGGCGATTGTCCTGGCCATGATCGCGGGGGCCATGGGGCTCGGCACGCTCTCGAGCGCGTGCGGCGTGAACGGTCCCTTCTCCGCCATGTTCGGCATCGTCTTCGGCATCGCTCTGGGGCTGATTCTCGCCTACGTGCCTTTGTCGGTTACCGTGGGGATCGATGGAGTGGACCTTCGCTGGTTCCTGTGGAGACGGTTCATCCCGATGTCGAGAATCGTGCGCGCGGAGCCGGACGCCTTCGACGTGCGTTTGTGGCTCGAGGGTGGCGAGAGCGAGTTGATTCACGTGGGCATCTCGGAGAACGAAGCTTCGCCCGAGCGTCGCGATGCCATCGTTGCCCGCATTCTCGAGGTTTTCGCGGCGCGCCGCGGAGCATCCGCACAACACGACATTGCCGGCATGCTCGCCAAACGGGCGCGCAGCCACGCCGCATGGTTCGAGGCGCTCGCCGCCCTGCGAGCCAGCAAAGGCGGATATCGAGATACGGTCGTCTGCGCCGAGGATCTATGGGCGACATTGGAAGATCCCTCCGCCGCCGAAGACGTGAGGGGCGCGGCAGGATTTCTCCTTCGTCCTTCACTGGACACGGAAGGCAAGGCTCGCGTGCGGATCGCGGCCGAGGCCACGGCATCCCCCGCGTTGCGCACGGCGCTCGAAGCCGTGGCCGGCGAAGAGGAAGATCAAGCGGTCACGTCGATGTTGGAAGATCTGGCGACGCAGAGCCCCGATCAGCCCCGATGAGCGTAGAGCTGCGAGGCTGCATCGCGGAAAAATGCGAGCATGTCCTCGTAGCGGTAATGGGCATTTCGCCCGCTCGGATTGGGCACCACGAAGACGCGCGCCCCGGCGATGCGCTCCGGTTGCTCGCCGCAGGTGATGGCGGAGGTGTCCCCACGGAAGGCGCGGTAAACGGTGACGCCGACGAAGACGACGGCCTTGGGCCGGAAGCGCGCAATCTTCCGCTCCAGGATGCGCCGCCCCTCGTCGAAGTCCTCGCGGGTCAGGTCCTTCACGCCCGCCGTTTCACGCGCGACGATGTTGGTGATGCCGATGCCCTGCGCGAGAAGCTCGCGTCCCTCGCTCGGTAAGAAGCGCCGCTGCGTGAAGCCACCCTCGTGCATCAAGCGCCAGAATCCGTTTGCCGGATTGGCAAAGTGATGCCCCGCGCGCGCCGACGCGAAACCTGGGTTGATGCCCACGAAAAGAACGTCGAGGTCGTCGGCGATGATGTCGGGGACGGGGTCGCGGCGATGGACCGAGGCGGTAACTGGCGGTACCATGTCAAGCTAGCGTGGCCGACTTCAGCAACGATGCCAACACCAAGACCCAAGGGGGTGAGCACGTTGGGCAGGCCGAGCGCTTTCTGCGGGTTTTTACCGCGCGCGGTTCCTTCGATGTCGTGCTCGGCGATGGAACGTGGACGGTGGGGCGGGCGAGCGATGCGCACGTACGCATCGACGACTCGAGCGTCTCGCGCGTGCATGCGCGGCTTCACATTGGGGCGCACGTGCTCCTCGAGGACCTCGGCAGCGCCAATGGCACGCGCGCGGGCGGGCGCGTGCTCGAGCCCAGAAAGCCCGTGCTCGTCACCAGCGGCATGTCGCTCGAGTTCGGCGAGGCGCTCGGGGTCCTGCGCGAAGGGCGCGACCGCAGCCCCACGATGCAGAGCACCCAGGAAACCGGGGTACGGGGCGATGGCTCGGACGAAGACCGGGTCCTCCTTCGCGTAGCGCGTGCCGATTTGCCCGTGCTCATCGAAGGCGAGACCGGCGCCGGAAAAGACTACACGGTGCAGCGACTTCACGCGCGTTCGCGCCGGGCCACGGGCCCGCTGGTGCGCGCGTCGTGTGCCCTCGTTCGCGCGGGGCGGCTCGATCTCGGTGAGTGCTTCGATCGCGCGGTGGCGGGTACCTTGATCCTGGACGAGGTGACCAACCTCGATGCCCAGGGGCAGGCACTTCTCGTCGGCGTATGGGAAAGCGCCAGCGAAAAGACGAATCCCGCCGACATGGCCCGGGTGGTTTCGATGTCGTCCGTGGCCTTGGAAGAGGCGGCGGCCGCGGGCGCGTTTCGCCCTGATTTGTATTATCGCCTGGCGCATTTGACATTGCGCATTCCACCATTGCGTGAGCGCACCGACGAATTGATCGATATCGCGTCAGCGATTTTGGCCGAGCTCACCGAGACGCCGCCG
It includes:
- a CDS encoding S46 family peptidase; the protein is MRTIRIAGALAWLLVTTGSTQARADEGLWPFDMIPKERIQKEHHTSIDDGWLDHVRLSSVAFGKGTGSFVSPTGLVLTNHHVGENCIDRLGRAGKDYMRDGFLAGRDGPEGKCAGLEVRVLQSIENVTEKVRAARKPDMNDAEANVAMKGVMAELERGCTRAGSRCEVVPLYAGGKYDLYTYKTYADVRLVFAPEQAMANFGGNTDNFAYPRYGFDVAIYRVYENDQPLHPKEYLSWNVAGPKEGETLFASGHPQSTERLLSMSQLATLRDAEYPYLLDHSRRMVDKLRIYSREGAEAVRQSAATLHAHENLLKAVGGWLRGLKDPVLMKRKGDEEASLRRAIDGEPKWKAAYGSLFDDIGTTQKKNAEIFKRYACLEKASYSRILRIARTLIRLPAELETADDKRLREYRDANLAALRLGLFSPAPIDGEPEVIAVQSWIETAVQHLGVDDPAVKTLLGGRTPARAAREVVAGSKLFDVYARRRLAEGGKQAIADSTDPAIVLMRALDPDARAIRKRYEDEVEAPSRKQGERMAQAVFAIRGTEGAPDATATLRLSVGVVKGYTENGKAIPWSTNVAGLYGRATGKVPYKLTPPWEAAKASLAASTPFNFVSTHDITTGSSGSPLVNAKGELTGLVFDGNASFLSNQFVYGDSTQRTVNVHPAVILEALDKVYGAGPLVRELTHT
- a CDS encoding mismatch-specific DNA-glycosylase, with translation MVPPVTASVHRRDPVPDIIADDLDVLFVGINPGFASARAGHHFANPANGFWRLMHEGGFTQRRFLPSEGRELLAQGIGITNIVARETAGVKDLTREDFDEGRRILERKIARFRPKAVVFVGVTVYRAFRGDTSAITCGEQPERIAGARVFVVPNPSGRNAHYRYEDMLAFFRDAASQLYAHRG
- a CDS encoding sigma 54-interacting transcriptional regulator — encoded protein: MADFSNDANTKTQGGEHVGQAERFLRVFTARGSFDVVLGDGTWTVGRASDAHVRIDDSSVSRVHARLHIGAHVLLEDLGSANGTRAGGRVLEPRKPVLVTSGMSLEFGEALGVLREGRDRSPTMQSTQETGVRGDGSDEDRVLLRVARADLPVLIEGETGAGKDYTVQRLHARSRRATGPLVRASCALVRAGRLDLGECFDRAVAGTLILDEVTNLDAQGQALLVGVWESASEKTNPADMARVVSMSSVALEEAAAAGAFRPDLYYRLAHLTLRIPPLRERTDELIDIASAILAELTETPPLLSADAVRLLRGHAWPGNVRELRMALERALAFSNSRVLTASHFQGIEPRAVQPRRMSATPVADTAPSMNQSLKEAAEAAEYQRILEALRACSGNQTRAAKLLGISRGTLISRLQRYNVPRPRKL